ACTGGCCCTTGCATCTACAGGATATGACCTTATCACAAACAAAGAACTGTTTGACAAAGTAGCAGCTGAATTCGTGGGACAGAGGGGACAGGTTTAGTGTCCCACAAATCTCCCTCTTAATGAGGGGGATTTTTTTTGTGCATGAAGAACGTCTGAGTTCGGAAAACTGGTGATAATTTCAGATAACACCAAGCTGAGTTCCGAAATAAGACGTTTAACTTCTGAATAAATCTCTCTAACTTCTGAAAAGAGGTCACTGAGTTCTGAATTAGGAGTTATAAGTTCTGAAAAAGGCATTTTTACTTCTGAATAAAGTCCTCTGAGTTCCGAATTAGCAATCAAAACTTCTGAAAAACATTCATTGACTAGCCCGAACCAACAACCGGATCTTCTAATTAACCTCAAAAGCCGGCTACTCTATAAAAAATCTCATACACAAATGCACCCAGCTGTAAATACCAGTGATTTAAGATGCAAAAAAGGACCGCCCCTTTTGAGTCCTATAAGGAACAATCCTAAATTGCGCGCATCTCCCAATAACCTAAGAATACCTCTTCACAGGCTCTCTCATTAAAACAGTTACCCCAATCTTTTTACAAATGGTTAAATAATGCATCAAGGCCACGAGAACCGCACCCGTATTCATTCCAATGATCACACCCTCCATTTGTAGCTCTTGGATTGACCCTAAGACATACATGAGAACAAATGAAATGATGGTAGACCATATTTGATGATAAAAAGCATCAGATACTAATCCCAAACCAATTAAAAACGCCTGCATTGGAATGATGAAGAAATGGAACAAAAAGTACGGCCAAAGGATTTGCAGATATAATTCAGCTGAATTAGATTTGAAAAATAGTTGAGTAAGAGGTTCCGCAAAGATATAGAACACAATCACTGCAGGAATTCCATAAAGTGCAGTGAACCTCATTACTTTCTGTAACAAGCTCTGAAGCATGGCATAATTTTTGTCAGCATGGGCTTTTGAAACAGTTGGGATTAAGACAATCAACAAGGAATGAGCGATAAAGGCTGGGAAGAAGCCTATGGACAGTGCTACCCCAGCTAGCAAACCAAAATGCTCTGTAGCTAACCCTGCTGACAATCCCGAAGCCACTAATGCAGCTTTAATTAAGAACGGTTGAACAGCATGAGAAACAGAATGGAAAATACGTAGCCCAGTGGTCGGGACGGAAACAGATAACAAATTTCGCCGAACAATTTTCTTATCTAAATAGGATATAGGTCTTCTGTTTAATTCTTTGAGTTGTAGGATGTAGTTGACTCCCAGGTACCCAAGAACGACAAGATCTGCAACTACAATCGTACATAGTGCAACGAGAATGGATGTATTGGTCTCAAATTCAAGCAATCTATAAATAAAAACCAAAAGTAGCAACTGGACAAATTTTCGTAAAAAGTTCGAGAATGCTATTTTCCCCATGGCGTGCGTTCCCATAAAATATCCGCGGGTAATCGAAGTCAGTGAGATGATCGGAATTAGGGCAACGACAATCCATCTGACCATCGGATGGTAGTCATCAAATACAGGTATGTAAGGTAAAACTAAGACCGCCACA
The genomic region above belongs to Bacillus carboniphilus and contains:
- a CDS encoding polysaccharide biosynthesis protein, which produces MRTFFKGTLLLIIAAFIGECIEFLVNMVLARELGEKGMGLYMSILPSIFLIVILASLELPIAISKFAAEQEERYHRSMLKHATSLTVLFTGALLIVAVLVLPYIPVFDDYHPMVRWIVVALIPIISLTSITRGYFMGTHAMGKIAFSNFLRKFVQLLLLVFIYRLLEFETNTSILVALCTIVVADLVVLGYLGVNYILQLKELNRRPISYLDKKIVRRNLLSVSVPTTGLRIFHSVSHAVQPFLIKAALVASGLSAGLATEHFGLLAGVALSIGFFPAFIAHSLLIVLIPTVSKAHADKNYAMLQSLLQKVMRFTALYGIPAVIVFYIFAEPLTQLFFKSNSAELYLQILWPYFLFHFFIIPMQAFLIGLGLVSDAFYHQIWSTIISFVLMYVLGSIQELQMEGVIIGMNTGAVLVALMHYLTICKKIGVTVLMREPVKRYS